One window from the genome of Anticarsia gemmatalis isolate Benzon Research Colony breed Stoneville strain chromosome 8, ilAntGemm2 primary, whole genome shotgun sequence encodes:
- the LOC142974979 gene encoding uncharacterized protein LOC142974979: MPTSAVYQPTTVTYEQQPTDQRWNCPISYFSRRVTSSLNRAVCVRIGLCLLGSTLSVIGLALLIAGGVQYSNAPPAPTPDGADNGVGTLIAGGVILFLGLLFAGVGGWAWSRLGGGKEAPASGAAALTALNPSTDPLVAAQYAPVRDAPPAPDDEMRNLMDNKDCLSSAEESDKMLDGRPSVA, from the exons ATGCCGACAAGTGCGGTATATCAGCCCACGACAGTGACCTACGAACAACAGCCAACTGACCAACGATGGAACTGTCCCATCAGCTACTTCTCACGGCGGGTGACTAGCAGCTTGAACCGGGCAGTATGCGTGCGGATTGGATTATGTTTACTGGGCAGCACGCTTTCCGTCATTG GTCTGGCACTGTTGATCGCGGGCGGGGTGCAATACTCGAACGCGCCGCCAGCACCGACGCCCGACGGCGCCGACAACGGCGTCGGCACACTCATCGCAGGAGGGGTCATTCTCTTCCTAGGGCTACTATTTGCGG GTGTAGGCGGTTGGGCCTGGTCAAGACTGGGCGGCGGTAAGGAGGCGCCAGCCAGCGGGGCGGCGGCTCTCACAGCCCTCAATCCGTCTACGGACCCCCTGGTGGCCGCGCAGTACGCGCCGGTGCGTGACGCGCCACCCGCGCCTGATGACGAGATGCGCAACCTTATGGACAATAAGGATTG tctgAGCAGTGCGGAAGAGAGCGACAAAATGTTGGATGGCAGGCCGTCCGTTGCGTAA